The segment AGCTGCTCCTTGTAAGGTCACTTGGATTTCTGAAAGATGcttttcatactttttaaactcaatATCTCCAgataataaaatgcaacaatCTGAAATGTTGTGCATTGGAATCCGAAACATTgtgtacaaaaacatttctctcCATTTTTCTTTCAGCTAAAGAAACTGCCACTGTTTCACAGAAGATCCAACAGGTAATATTAACATTTAGCTGACGGTTTAACTGTTCAATGCATTTGCGTGCAAATTCGCAGTCAAGTATTTGTAATCCAAGATAGGAGAGGTAGTTAACAGCAGACAAAAGGGTCACTGGTTTGCTGCACTCAAACTAACTTCATCTGTTCATTGATCTTACTGCCATCTAGAGTCTTAAACGCTAATCGCAGGGCACTTTAATTAGAGCCATCCTAATACCCAGCGACTTGATAATGATTGGTGCCACTGTCTCGGCAATGATGGAAATCAATTTGAGGAAATTTAATGTTGTTCTGCAGCTGTCGATGGAGAGGAATACTGATTTTCATAGTCATGTGAATAAGTCATACATATGCAAAATGGTCGTTCTTACTGCTAACACATGATatgtttcattaattttacTGTTGGGAGatagaatttattataaaagaactgttagagaaatgcatttatgcatttttacacTTGAGTGTACAAAAACAGATTTCTTTCCTTCTGAAGGCCATGTTATCAGAGATTTTTAATAAGATGAaataaaagaactgttttgttTGCTGTATTATTGTGTAGACATACAGACATTTCAGTGTGAAGAAGGATAAACCTTTGAAGACACATTATGATATCATATAGcataattaaaagaaagaataaaatgtatgtagttTTTTGATAAACATAGTGTTTTTCTTTCCGAAAGCAGGCTAAACCTCCATCAGCAGGGACTGGCCGGACCAAAGCAGGATCCGTAAAGATTGAAAAACCTTTGTCAGAGCCAATaacagtgagttttttttagggGATGACATATAAGTTAAGGCTATGCTATCAGGCAGTCATTTTCCTCTCCTGTAGCTGATTGTGGTCCTGTGATCAGTTGTGAATGTCATCAGTAAATGGTTGTGTCTAAATTACAGAGGGAACATGGCAGTCACTCCACTGAAGGTAACTTgggatgtgtatgtgtgtgtgtgtgtgtgtttttgttgatttttatcATGGCAGAACATCAGGATTGCAATCAGTCATATTGCAAAAGCTTTTCAGGTCTGGGGtctaatgttttaaacattttttctgttcCCTGAAGGAAAAGGTGCCAAACAAAATCATAATCTGGAGTCTACACAGGTACCCTGTCTAACCTGACTTGATCTGTGTCTGTCgtgttcagccaaaaatgaaaatttgatgaaaatgtactcCCTCTCAGGCCATTccaaagatgtagatgagtttgtttcttcatcggaacaaatttgaagaaatttagcattgcattcCTTGCTTGCTTCTGCAGTGAATAGGTACagtgtgaaattaaaaacatctttttgcagcttttcactttacgtctactgatggactggagttgtgttgattattgtgatggcacccattcactgcagaggatccattggtgatcaagtgatgtaatgctaaatatctcttataatttaatattttaagcaaattttcacttttgatgAACGATTCCTTTAACGTAAGTTgcattaatttgtatttagtatGTAACCTTGATATCAGTTTGTCCTTTTATTGGgcaattaaaaacttttattaaacttttacatTAAGTCTTAGCAACAAAACCAATCAATCAATgagtattttttgtgttttccagtaaaaatataaatgtatttgtgatcttttttttttttttaagaaaatatgactttttcttttatattttttatatataataaacagtaGTAGTAACAATTTatcaatataattataattaataattaatatagttcatttttataatgaatgattaaaggggacatcggatgcccattttccacaagtttagggtcttcatgaaatgtctgcaaaatactttggttaaaattcctcaatggtcgtgtaaaacaatgaaaactcttatgttcacttttacatccaactacaaatcACCTGCATTACTTAAGAAATGTCGCTACAGATGTTTGAGCCCtgagaaaatggcggacagcgtacaactggctgagggtgtaaatatgctaatacgggacagtccatGAGTGGTTGTGGGTGGGGCCTGAGcattatgacatcatactgctcataaaatcaaaacagcttgataattaGGTTTTTTGGGGGTTACTAAAAGgcgtgaatggatttttatcattgtagggtggttgtgtccaaaCACTGCTTagacaccatgtaaaagtgaattttgcatccgatgtctcCTTTAAAGAGTCATATCCTCACTTGGGATGAGCCATATTACATCTACtctcatcaaaataaaaattactgcAGTTGAATTAAAATAGACAAAGTATTTCCTACTTCATCATTTCCCTTGTGAATTATTCAGGTCAGGCCTGTACAGTCAGTTCCTGTGCCAGTGAGATCTGTTCCAATGGAGTTATTGCCCGGTGAGGTGGAGGCCCTTAAGAGAGAGCTAAGAGATTCACGAAGAAGGCAAGAAGCAGCTGAGGCAGAGGTGCACAGGCTGGATGCAACGCTGGTTCTGCGTGCTCAGGAGTATGAAGGACTGAGGAGAAGCAGCGAGCAAGCTCTGCATGCAGCCCATAACCGGTCGTGGGAGCTGGAGGAGGCCCTGGGCGAGGTGCAAAGAAGGATGGCCGGCTCAGAAACCCGAGTAAGACAGATGCAAGCTCATCTAGTGGCCGTCAGGGAGCACCTGGTGGAAGAGCTGAGAGTCCAGCTCcaagaggtcaaaggtcagcgGGAGGCAGCCGTAGCTGAACTGGGGAGGATGCAAAAGGAGCTCACCCAGAGCAGGAGGGAGGTGGAGCAGCAGAAGGAAAAGCAAAGCTCCTTAATGCAGGAACTCAGTCGGCTTTCCCACGAGCTTCTCAGCAGAGAAGAGCAAATAAACACACTGAGGACCAGGTTAGTGGAAGTGGAGACACAGCAAGCTGAAATGCTGTGTAAAGAAGCTCAGACTCCATCAGAATGGTGCTCCACTCATGAGAAGAGCACCATGACTGACCTCACTACAAAAGCCAGTGAACCAACCGTAGATCTGGAGAACTACATTACCAAGAATGAGCACACAGTCATTACTAGCTCACTCAAAGATGCACTGCAACAGGCTGAAACCAAAGCAAACGAGGCTCTACAGAAGTACAAAAGTGCCCAGGAGGAGAACCAGAGCCTGCTGAGGGAACTTCAAGAACAAAAGACTGAGCTGGACACTATCCAGGAGGCTCTGCAGGCCAGGTTTGTTCCTGTTGCCTTGATGgaggaaaaagagaaagaggtgCAGCGACTCAAACTGGCCCTTGAAGAGATGGAGAAGCGACAAAAACAGGCCAGTGTGAACATCTCAAACATAAAGGATGAGGCTGTTCAGACAGAAGAACACAGGCAGCCGTGCACAAGTGAAGTACAGCATAACCAAGTATCTTCTTCTACAGGGAGTGACAGAGCAGAATGTGAAGACACTAGAATTGAAGTGAAAAGTGTGCAGCCAACTGGAATAGAAAGCAGAAGTAACACAACTGAAGACCAGGGGAGCACATCGCAAGATCAAGATGAAAAGGTGattattgtttgtatatttattatatagatTTTTCTTGCAGATCATTAGCTTTTTGCAGCATGCTTttagagttcctctgaaacactccacctccccagctccacctgtatagatctgctatgggttatTAGAGCCTGAGCACCGA is part of the Labeo rohita strain BAU-BD-2019 chromosome 18, IGBB_LRoh.1.0, whole genome shotgun sequence genome and harbors:
- the uacaa gene encoding uveal autoantigen with coiled-coil domains and ankyrin repeats isoform X2, which produces MKSLKQRLKKNESTEWGKYDERLMKAAENGDIEKLTATLKKGTSPTKLDPEGHSSFHVAASKGLVNSLNAFLENGVNVKAADAAGKTALHLAAAGGHSMCVQRLLQCKCPVDSTDLQGRTALHDAAYVGCKTAIKMLCDSGASIDAVDADGRSPLLLAAKVSQPGACQMLVQYGARTVLRDKQNKTALILACESSCKEAVEILLKTKADVSAVDLHGHDAYHYARLSQKQDLITLVQHALETTTKAKETATVSQKIQQQAKPPSAGTGRTKAGSVKIEKPLSEPITREHGSHSTEGKGAKQNHNLESTQVRPVQSVPVPVRSVPMELLPGEVEALKRELRDSRRRQEAAEAEVHRLDATLVLRAQEYEGLRRSSEQALHAAHNRSWELEEALGEVQRRMAGSETRVRQMQAHLVAVREHLVEELRVQLQEVKGQREAAVAELGRMQKELTQSRREVEQQKEKQSSLMQELSRLSHELLSREEQINTLRTRLVEVETQQAEMLCKEAQTPSEWCSTHEKSTMTDLTTKASEPTVDLENYITKNEHTVITSSLKDALQQAETKANEALQKYKSAQEENQSLLRELQEQKTELDTIQEALQARFVPVALMEEKEKEVQRLKLALEEMEKRQKQASVNISNIKDEAVQTEEHRQPCTSEVQHNQVSSSTGSDRAECEDTRIEVKSVQPTGIESRSNTTEDQGSTSQDQDEKSSMQHEGQRLSQVTVSEPISSCEPSQSDSSLQAQIHSLQQQLEDCEKHYRHVLAIYRTRLLSAAQGYMDEEARVALLQIAKMREECVC
- the uacaa gene encoding uveal autoantigen with coiled-coil domains and ankyrin repeats isoform X3, whose amino-acid sequence is MKSLKQRLKKNESTEWGKYDERLMKAAENGDIEKLTATLKKGTSPTKLDPEGHSSFHVAASKGLVNSLNAFLENGVNVKAADAAGKTALHLAAAGGHSMCVQRLLQCKCPVDSTDLQGRTALHDAAYVGCKTAIKMLCDSGASIDAVDADGRSPLLLAAKVSQPGACQMLVQYGARTVLRDKQNKTALILACESSCKEAVEILLKTKADVSAVDLHGHDAYHYARLSQKQDLITLVQHALETTTKAKETATVSQKIQQAKPPSAGTGRTKAGSVKIEKPLSEPITREHGSHSTEGKGAKQNHNLESTQVRPVQSVPVPVRSVPMELLPGEVEALKRELRDSRRRQEAAEAEVHRLDATLVLRAQEYEGLRRSSEQALHAAHNRSWELEEALGEVQRRMAGSETRVRQMQAHLVAVREHLVEELRVQLQEVKGQREAAVAELGRMQKELTQSRREVEQQKEKQSSLMQELSRLSHELLSREEQINTLRTRLVEVETQQAEMLCKEAQTPSEWCSTHEKSTMTDLTTKASEPTVDLENYITKNEHTVITSSLKDALQQAETKANEALQKYKSAQEENQSLLRELQEQKTELDTIQEALQARFVPVALMEEKEKEVQRLKLALEEMEKRQKQASVNISNIKDEAVQTEEHRQPCTSEVQHNQVSSSTGSDRAECEDTRIEVKSVQPTGIESRSNTTEDQGSTSQDQDEKSSMQHEGQRLSQVTVSEPISSCEPSQSDSSLQAQIHSLQQQLEDCEKHYRHVLAIYRTRLLSAAQNFCFLFCRGTWMKRPELLCFRLPR
- the uacaa gene encoding uveal autoantigen with coiled-coil domains and ankyrin repeats isoform X1 translates to MKSLKQRLKKNESTEWGKYDERLMKAAENGDIEKLTATLKKGTSPTKLDPEGHSSFHVAASKGLVNSLNAFLENGVNVKAADAAGKTALHLAAAGGHSMCVQRLLQCKCPVDSTDLQGRTALHDAAYVGCKTAIKMLCDSGASIDAVDADGRSPLLLAAKVSQPGACQMLVQYGARTVLRDKQNKTALILACESSCKEAVEILLKTKADVSAVDLHGHDAYHYARLSQKQDLITLVQHALETTTKAKETATVSQKIQQQAKPPSAGTGRTKAGSVKIEKPLSEPITREHGSHSTEGKGAKQNHNLESTQVRPVQSVPVPVRSVPMELLPGEVEALKRELRDSRRRQEAAEAEVHRLDATLVLRAQEYEGLRRSSEQALHAAHNRSWELEEALGEVQRRMAGSETRVRQMQAHLVAVREHLVEELRVQLQEVKGQREAAVAELGRMQKELTQSRREVEQQKEKQSSLMQELSRLSHELLSREEQINTLRTRLVEVETQQAEMLCKEAQTPSEWCSTHEKSTMTDLTTKASEPTVDLENYITKNEHTVITSSLKDALQQAETKANEALQKYKSAQEENQSLLRELQEQKTELDTIQEALQARFVPVALMEEKEKEVQRLKLALEEMEKRQKQASVNISNIKDEAVQTEEHRQPCTSEVQHNQVSSSTGSDRAECEDTRIEVKSVQPTGIESRSNTTEDQGSTSQDQDEKSSMQHEGQRLSQVTVSEPISSCEPSQSDSSLQAQIHSLQQQLEDCEKHYRHVLAIYRTRLLSAAQNFCFLFCRGTWMKRPELLCFRLPR